A section of the Styela clava chromosome 9, kaStyClav1.hap1.2, whole genome shotgun sequence genome encodes:
- the LOC120340143 gene encoding intraflagellar transport protein 80 homolog produces MRFKISIPKDQPSQEVISCVAWSSANEVLSCGDDHQVMKWNLVSGETQVLTKFTNDVYCTHMHRFPTSGQGGKKQGQGELFAVTSTEGKFRLMASSGRIDKTIEAHTGAVISGKWSHDGTAFVTVGEDGQIKIWSRSGMLRSTLSQFSSPVYDVAWSPECDHLLYTAGKQLVIKSLQPSAKPVTWKGHDELILRVDWNPVSGLILSGGEDCKYKVWDSYGRPIYTSITHDYPITSLSWSPDGELFAIGSYNTLRLCDKSGWSHSLEKPATGSIFNVIWSNDGTQVACACAAGKVLFAHVIEQRLEWKKFEVSVVSRKTIEVRDVTNNAHEVLDMKDRIIKVSLGYDHLVVVTSSQCHVYHTTNFNTPVIFDLKEGTVSMITQSEKHFMLTEATGITIYSYEGRTVCSPKLPPSVRPSLLSNHILSLSKDAFAIRDNNEHRAVTVFETSSGKPLNDNKPILHKLEVQQLCLSQCGSMKERFLAVIDKNRDLYLTPIRKLEAHYNTTKLSTMMRSICWNDNTNMLCGVQENKLIVWYYPSVATVDKDIMARTVFEKDIADCGKNPELRAFIGNTAVIRQAAGATTTIGIPPYPSILHQLMSSDRSEEALRLCRFVKETSLWACLAAMSVQRKDLFTAEMAYAAIGEADKVEYLHHIQNIKSKEGRMGEISLFCGNVPDAEATFIAAGLMYRAIKLNVDLFRWERALELATKHKTHVDTVLGFRGLYLQKLGKPESIADFKNMANKVEVNWQNINNKIEMELEKEAGN; encoded by the coding sequence ATGAGGTTTAAAATAAGCATTCCAAAAGATCAACCATCTCAAGAAGTTATATCTTGTGTGGCTTGGAGCTCAGCTAACGAAGTTTTGTCATGTGGTGATGATCATCAAGTTATGAAATGGAACCTTGTCAGTGGAGAGACACAAGTTCTGACCAAGTTTActaatgatgtttattgtaCACATATGCATCGTTTTCCAACTTCAGGACAAGGCGGAAAAAAACAAGGACAGGGCGAACTTTTTGCAGTTACAAGCACAGAGGGTAAATTCAGGTTAATGGCAAGCTCTGGGAGAATTGACAAAACTATAGAGGCACACACTGGTGCTGTTATCAGCGGGAAGTGGAGTCATGATGGTACAGCTTTTGTTACAGTAGGTGAAGATGGTCAGATAAAAATATGGTCGAGATCTGGTATGTTGCGTTCCACTTTATCACAGTTTTCGTCTCCAGTTTATGACGTTGCATGGAGTCCAGAATGTGATCATTTGTTATATACAGCTGGAAAACAGCTAGTTATAAAATCTCTGCAACCTTCAGCAAAACCAGTAACATGGAAAGGCCATGATGAGCTGATTCTGAGGGTGGATTGGAATCCAGTGAGTGGATTAATTCTTTCTGGAGGGGAAGATTGTAAATACAAAGTATGGGATAGTTATGGTCGTCCTATATATACCAGTATTACTCATGACTACCCAATCACGTCATTGTCCTGGTCTCCTGATGGAGAATTGTTTGCTATTGGCTCATATAATACCCTGCGTCTTTGTGATAAATCGGGTTGGTCTCATAGTTTAGAGAAGCCAGCGACTGGAAGCATATTCAATGTAATTTGGAGCAATGATGGTACTCAAGTTGCGTGTGCATGTGCAGCAGGAAAAGTTCTTTTCGCTCATGTGATTGAACAACGTCTTGAGTGGAAAAAATTCGAAGTGAGTGTTGTGAGTCGCAAAACAATTGAAGTACGTGATGTCACGAATAATGCACATGAAGTTTTGGACATGAAGGATCGCATCATCAAAGTGTCACTGGGATATGATCATTTGGTTGTTGTGACATCATCACAGTGTCATGTCTACCACACCACAAACTTCAATACTCCAGTTATATTTGATCTCAAAGAAGGTACTGTTTCTATGATTACTCAATCAGAAAAACATTTCATGCTAACAGAAGCAACAGGAATTACAATATATTCATATGAAGGACGTACTGTGTGCAGTCCTAAACTGCCTCCATCTGTGCGGCCCAGTCTTCTTAGCAACCACATTTTGTCATTGAGTAAGGATGCATTTGCAATTCGAGACAACAATGAGCACCGTGCTGTAACTGTTTTTGAAACCTCATCTGGTAAACCTCTCAATGATAACAAACCTATTTTACACAAACTTGAAGTGCAACAACTTTGTCTGAGCCAATGTGGTTCAATGAAAGAAAGATTTCTTGCTGTGATAGACAAGAATAGGGATTTATACTTGACACCTATCAGAAAACTTGAAGCTCATTACAATACAACAAAGCTGTCAACAATGATGAGATCCATATGTTGGAATGACAACACAAACATGCTCTGTGGTGTTCAAGAAAACAAACTTATTGTATGGTATTACCCATCTGTTGCAACAGTAGATAAGGATATTATGGCTCGAACCGTATTTGAAAAGGACATCGCTGATTGTGGGAAGAATCCCGAACTTCGGGCATTCATTGGTAATACAGCTGTTATACGACAAGCTGCAGGAGCAACAACCACCATTGGCATTCCTCCTTATCCATCTATTCTTCATCAGCTCATGTCATCTGATCGCTCTGAAGAAGCATTGAGACTTTGTCGCTTTGTCAAAGAAACATCACTCTGGGCATGCCTCGCGGCCATGTCAGTTCAAAGGAAAGATCTTTTTACAGCTGAAATGGCATATGCTGCTATAGGTGAAGCTGATAAGGTGGAATATCTGCATCATATCCAGAATATCAAGTCAAAAGAAGGGAGAATGGGGGAGATTTCTCTTTTTTGTGGCAACGTACCAGATGCAGAGGCAACTTTTATTGCAGCTGGCTTAATGTACCGAGCTATCAAGCTGAATGTTGATCTATTTCGATGGGAACGTGCACTGGAACTTGCAACAAAGCATAAAACCCATGTGGACACAGTTCTTGGTTTCAGAGGACTGTATTTACAAAAGTTAGGGAAGCCAGAATCAATCGCAGACTTCAAAAATATGGCAAACAAAGTGGAAGTGAATTGGCAAAATAtcaacaataaaattgaaatggaGTTAGAAAAAGAGGCAGGGAATTAA